Proteins found in one Clostridium kluyveri DSM 555 genomic segment:
- the thyX gene encoding FAD-dependent thymidylate synthase — protein sequence MSYISRANIISYNNENERVCASAARISTTSGNSMDIFEKSIHIDKDRKLIKNVINSGHKSIIEHAVFTIAFCNVSAVVEQFFIEFRLASFTVKSRRYVDFSNMGYYIPEYLTEKTREIYKNYVNYLFSEYNYFVTQGIPKEDARFVLPYCFFSNFYCTVNARELIHILQEILFGRGKNINELKSIAHQIIEQLNERFPSVSEEIFKDFSFCAEYSHRQKQSENLKEQGLPQIVNGSTELIQMSTENALKSMIGAYTLTHNLNISLTGDYNTNRGEYDVILENILRSSRPRELEQISCSFIIHNLSLSGITHIVRHRMQSIIIPSLMYVNSNRYIVPKTICGNESLLLRYKEAFNKTSKIKKQLNNLGLNKEEQIYLCLSGNTLDVMTTMNARELMLFFKLRCCNRAQWEIRNIAREMLKTLRNEMPCLFNKMGPSCVVDNKCPEGRLTCGRMEEIIQEFNSILSREK from the coding sequence ATGTCATATATTTCCAGAGCTAATATAATTAGTTACAATAACGAAAATGAACGTGTTTGTGCCAGTGCAGCACGTATATCCACTACTAGTGGAAATTCAATGGATATATTCGAGAAATCCATACATATAGATAAAGATCGTAAATTAATTAAAAATGTTATTAATTCAGGTCATAAATCAATTATTGAACATGCTGTTTTTACTATTGCTTTTTGTAATGTCTCCGCCGTTGTAGAACAATTTTTTATTGAATTTAGATTAGCGTCATTTACTGTAAAATCAAGAAGATATGTTGATTTTAGTAATATGGGCTATTATATTCCAGAATATTTAACTGAAAAAACACGGGAAATATATAAGAATTATGTGAATTATCTGTTTTCAGAGTATAATTATTTTGTTACACAAGGAATTCCTAAAGAAGATGCCCGTTTTGTACTACCATACTGTTTTTTTAGTAATTTCTATTGTACTGTGAATGCAAGAGAACTTATTCATATTTTACAGGAAATATTATTTGGTCGTGGTAAAAATATAAATGAATTAAAAAGTATTGCTCATCAGATAATAGAACAATTAAATGAAAGATTTCCAAGTGTTTCAGAAGAGATTTTTAAAGATTTTTCTTTTTGTGCTGAATATTCTCATAGACAAAAACAAAGTGAAAATTTAAAAGAACAGGGCTTACCTCAAATAGTAAATGGTTCCACTGAACTCATTCAAATGTCTACAGAAAATGCATTAAAAAGTATGATAGGTGCATATACATTAACTCATAATTTAAATATTTCTTTAACTGGCGATTATAACACTAATAGGGGAGAATATGACGTCATATTGGAAAACATTTTACGTAGTAGTCGACCTAGGGAACTTGAGCAAATTTCATGTTCTTTTATAATTCACAATTTATCATTATCTGGTATAACACATATTGTCAGGCATAGAATGCAGTCAATTATAATTCCATCATTGATGTATGTAAATTCAAATAGATATATTGTTCCTAAAACTATTTGTGGGAATGAAAGCTTATTGCTCAGATATAAAGAAGCATTTAATAAAACCAGTAAAATTAAAAAACAATTAAATAATTTGGGTTTAAATAAAGAAGAACAGATTTATCTTTGTTTAAGTGGGAATACTCTAGATGTAATGACTACAATGAATGCTAGGGAATTAATGTTATTTTTCAAACTGAGATGTTGTAATAGGGCACAATGGGAAATTAGAAATATTGCCAGAGAAATGTTAAAAACTTTAAGAAATGAAATGCCCTGTTTATTTAATAAAATGGGACCAAGTTGTGTAGTTGATAATAAATGTCCAGAAGGACGACTTACATGTGGAAGAATGGAGGAAATTATACAAGAATTTAATAGTATATTAAGTAGGGAAAAGTGA
- a CDS encoding chemotaxis protein CheX, producing the protein MDVRYINPFIDSFIDIMPQLGVGNIKKGKLSVKNKTIDSIGVLIIIGIVGDLKGNIIYGVTMESAKNIASKMMMGMPVEELNEMAQSAISEMTNMVTARACTLFSEEGVNIEISTPTLMYGKFKATAASDKILCVELFVDDLPVEINISIEKNN; encoded by the coding sequence ATGGATGTCAGGTATATAAATCCATTTATAGATTCATTTATAGATATAATGCCTCAGCTTGGTGTAGGTAATATAAAAAAAGGCAAACTTAGTGTTAAGAATAAAACCATAGATAGTATTGGGGTATTAATCATAATTGGAATCGTAGGAGATCTCAAAGGGAATATTATATATGGAGTTACCATGGAAAGTGCAAAAAATATTGCCTCCAAAATGATGATGGGAATGCCTGTTGAAGAATTGAATGAAATGGCTCAAAGTGCTATTTCAGAGATGACCAATATGGTAACTGCAAGAGCCTGTACTTTATTTTCAGAAGAGGGTGTTAATATAGAAATATCCACACCTACTTTAATGTACGGTAAATTTAAAGCCACTGCCGCTAGTGACAAGATATTATGTGTTGAATTATTTGTAGATGATCTTCCAGTTGAAATTAACATTTCAATAGAAAAAAATAATTAA
- a CDS encoding ketopantoate reductase family protein: MKSIKNISAIGLGAIGCAYNSKLYDMNPEGIKIIAGGERADRYKKNGFVINGKKYDFTYVSPQEKCEPADLIIVSVKANELEQAVMDIENHVGKDTIIISLMNGITSEEIIGKQYGMDKVLYSLCIAIDANRRENNIHFSSYGSIIFGEKKNITYSEKVQAVEEIFRKAGISYEIPRDMMHSLWWKFMINVGINQASAVIKGTYGVFQKVKEARELMESAMWEVVKLSEKVGVNLDKGDIDKWYKVLDTMNPSSKTSMFQDITYGRKTEVDMFAGTVCKLGKKYDMDTPVNKTFLNIIKVVENNKKLSP, from the coding sequence ATGAAAAGCATAAAAAATATATCTGCTATAGGGCTGGGTGCCATTGGATGTGCGTATAACAGTAAATTATATGACATGAATCCAGAAGGAATAAAGATTATAGCAGGAGGAGAAAGGGCAGATAGATATAAAAAGAATGGATTTGTAATTAATGGTAAAAAATATGATTTTACATATGTATCTCCCCAGGAAAAATGTGAACCAGCGGATTTAATTATTGTTTCAGTAAAAGCAAATGAATTGGAACAGGCTGTCATGGATATTGAGAATCATGTAGGAAAAGATACAATTATTATTTCCCTTATGAATGGAATTACCAGTGAAGAAATTATAGGAAAGCAATATGGCATGGACAAGGTGCTGTATTCACTATGTATTGCCATTGATGCTAACCGCAGGGAAAATAATATTCATTTTTCAAGCTATGGCAGTATAATTTTTGGAGAGAAAAAGAATATAACTTATAGTGAAAAGGTACAAGCTGTTGAAGAAATTTTTCGTAAGGCGGGAATTTCCTATGAAATTCCCAGGGATATGATGCATTCACTGTGGTGGAAATTTATGATAAATGTAGGCATAAATCAAGCATCAGCAGTAATTAAAGGTACCTATGGTGTATTTCAAAAGGTAAAAGAGGCCAGAGAACTTATGGAATCTGCCATGTGGGAGGTAGTAAAATTATCTGAAAAGGTGGGGGTTAATTTAGATAAAGGAGATATTGACAAATGGTATAAAGTATTAGATACTATGAATCCAAGCAGCAAAACTTCAATGTTTCAAGATATTACATATGGAAGAAAAACAGAAGTAGATATGTTTGCAGGAACTGTTTGCAAATTAGGGAAAAAATATGACATGGATACCCCTGTTAATAAAACATTTTTGAACATAATAAAGGTAGTAGAAAATAATAAAAAGTTATCTCCATAA
- a CDS encoding dihydrofolate reductase, with translation MLSIIVALNENYAIGYNNKLIYHISGDLKRFKKITYGKTIIMGRKTFESLPNILLNRKHIIITRNPNYNIKSENVFVVHNIKDVIKYEHSKEEYFIIGGGEIYAQLLPYCTKLYLTKIASEEKKGDTYFPKFNIHNYNIIEYEKHNENNIEYNFITLEKI, from the coding sequence ATGTTAAGTATAATTGTAGCTCTTAATGAAAATTACGCAATAGGATATAATAATAAGCTTATATATCACATATCTGGAGACTTAAAAAGATTCAAAAAAATCACCTATGGTAAAACAATTATAATGGGACGAAAGACATTCGAATCTCTTCCAAACATATTATTAAATAGAAAACATATTATTATTACAAGAAATCCTAACTATAACATTAAATCCGAAAATGTATTCGTAGTACACAATATTAAAGATGTGATAAAATATGAACACTCTAAGGAAGAATACTTTATAATAGGAGGAGGGGAAATCTACGCCCAATTACTTCCTTATTGTACCAAATTATATTTAACTAAAATAGCTTCTGAAGAAAAAAAAGGTGATACATATTTCCCTAAGTTTAATATACATAATTATAATATAATTGAATATGAAAAACACAATGAAAATAATATTGAATACAATTTCATAACTCTTGAGAAGATTTAA
- a CDS encoding response regulator, which translates to MKKTRIVIVDDSPFSIAMLRDMLVENGFEVVGEATSLEETIEVVSKLKPDIVTMDMTMPGTDGIECTRAIHNIDSNINVIIVSSMMDDEIVKKARKNHASGYIQKPADPEELSLLINRIMADEELFKELEAVYYKVYKEAFMDIFNKLVKSIPEFEKEDKSNVEHVSKGVSIVMGIIGKYSGRMLLDMSYDTAESFSTFMLKRKPKGSEEMLNIMGELSNMIAGNASSVMNRTNKLMGLRVAPPTIFYGNSINISKAELDTTTSSTAKTNFGDIYINIGFQRRPGEWMSGI; encoded by the coding sequence ATGAAAAAAACTAGAATAGTTATTGTAGATGATTCTCCATTTTCGATTGCAATGCTTAGAGATATGCTTGTTGAAAATGGTTTTGAAGTTGTGGGAGAGGCAACTTCACTGGAAGAAACAATTGAAGTAGTAAGTAAACTTAAACCGGATATTGTAACTATGGATATGACTATGCCTGGAACAGATGGTATTGAATGTACCAGGGCAATTCATAATATAGATTCAAATATAAATGTTATAATAGTAAGTTCTATGATGGATGATGAAATAGTAAAAAAAGCAAGAAAAAATCATGCTTCTGGATACATTCAAAAGCCTGCAGATCCAGAAGAGCTTTCTCTATTAATAAATAGAATAATGGCAGATGAAGAGCTTTTTAAGGAACTGGAAGCTGTATATTATAAAGTATATAAAGAAGCTTTTATGGATATATTCAATAAACTGGTAAAGTCCATTCCTGAATTTGAAAAAGAGGACAAATCAAATGTAGAACATGTATCTAAAGGAGTATCTATTGTTATGGGCATTATAGGGAAATATTCAGGTAGGATGTTACTGGACATGTCTTATGATACTGCAGAAAGCTTTTCTACATTTATGTTGAAGAGAAAACCTAAAGGTTCAGAGGAAATGTTGAATATCATGGGGGAATTGTCCAATATGATAGCAGGAAATGCATCTTCTGTAATGAATAGGACCAATAAATTAATGGGGCTAAGAGTAGCACCTCCGACTATATTTTATGGAAATTCTATAAATATATCTAAAGCAGAACTAGACACTACTACTTCTTCTACAGCTAAAACAAACTTTGGGGATATTTATATAAATATAGGTTTTCAAAGGAGGCCGGGAGAATGGATGTCAGGTATATAA
- a CDS encoding sigma-70 family RNA polymerase sigma factor: protein MNVETLVKNAKSGDENAFCELMKINKEILYKAAYLYTKNKHDSLEILDETVYKAYVSIKKLKEGKYFNTWIMRILINECINYLNKKKRVSLLGINIANICKGSREDKNLEDRLDLYKAIDKLDGKLKVVIILRYFEDLTVSQIADILECPIGTVKTHIHKAIKRWKRF from the coding sequence ATGAATGTTGAGACATTAGTTAAAAATGCAAAAAGTGGTGATGAAAATGCTTTTTGTGAACTTATGAAAATTAATAAAGAGATTCTGTACAAAGCTGCTTATCTTTATACAAAAAATAAACATGATTCATTAGAAATATTAGATGAAACTGTTTATAAAGCCTATGTATCAATTAAAAAATTGAAAGAGGGTAAATATTTTAATACTTGGATTATGAGAATACTCATAAATGAATGTATAAATTATTTAAACAAGAAGAAAAGGGTCAGCCTTTTGGGTATTAATATTGCCAACATATGTAAAGGAAGCAGAGAAGATAAAAATTTAGAGGACAGGTTAGACTTATACAAAGCTATTGATAAGTTAGATGGCAAATTAAAAGTAGTAATAATACTTAGATATTTTGAAGATTTAACTGTTTCACAAATAGCAGATATACTTGAATGCCCCATTGGTACAGTAAAGACCCATATTCATAAGGCTATAAAAAGATGGAAGAGATTTTGA
- a CDS encoding HIT family protein, with the protein MFGCSFCSEINNDDYNNLIDKITYPAIGLNDRIVYETKNWVVMPTLGGFIKGYLLIVTKQHFISISTCPEELFSELEYLVKAVKRVFINVYNSPAIMFEHGAISQFKRGGCCVDHVHLHILPYNGDIIGEIIKDDTKHELVKSFYDVKNVVIKHNNPYIFYEDNFGRRYVLFNKYFPSQYIRKIVCNKLGISEHWDWRSKFFLENMVDTIKDVRNLKWGV; encoded by the coding sequence TTGTTTGGGTGCAGTTTTTGTTCAGAAATAAATAATGATGATTATAATAATCTTATAGATAAAATTACTTATCCAGCTATTGGATTAAATGATAGAATAGTATATGAAACAAAAAACTGGGTTGTTATGCCAACTTTAGGTGGATTCATTAAAGGATATTTATTAATTGTCACTAAACAGCATTTTATATCTATTTCAACATGCCCTGAAGAATTATTTAGTGAATTAGAATATCTAGTCAAGGCAGTAAAAAGAGTATTTATCAATGTCTATAATTCTCCTGCTATTATGTTTGAACATGGGGCCATTTCTCAGTTTAAAAGGGGAGGATGTTGTGTAGATCATGTACACTTACATATTTTACCTTATAATGGGGATATTATTGGTGAGATTATAAAGGATGATACTAAGCATGAATTGGTAAAATCTTTTTATGATGTAAAGAATGTAGTGATAAAACATAATAATCCGTATATTTTCTATGAAGATAATTTTGGCAGAAGATATGTTTTATTTAATAAATATTTTCCTTCACAATATATTAGAAAAATAGTATGTAATAAACTTGGAATAAGTGAGCATTGGGATTGGAGAAGTAAATTTTTTTTAGAAAATATGGTAGATACAATTAAAGATGTACGAAATCTGAAGTGGGGAGTTTAG
- a CDS encoding L,D-transpeptidase produces the protein MNLYPYENYFFLRSPNVTYSITINRAARRLTLYKNGKVYKTYPVAVGKSGTPTPAGTFRIINKQINPGGPYGARWMGLSAKGIGIHGTNNPHSIGSYVSNGCIRMYNKDVIELFNIVPVGTVVRII, from the coding sequence ATGAATTTATATCCCTATGAAAACTATTTTTTCCTTCGCAGCCCCAATGTCACATATAGTATTACAATCAACAGGGCTGCCCGCAGACTTACTTTATATAAAAATGGCAAGGTATACAAAACATATCCTGTAGCTGTTGGCAAAAGTGGGACTCCTACCCCTGCAGGAACATTTAGAATAATAAATAAACAGATTAATCCCGGTGGACCTTATGGTGCCCGCTGGATGGGATTAAGTGCAAAAGGTATAGGAATACATGGTACAAACAATCCCCATTCCATAGGCAGTTATGTATCCAACGGATGTATAAGAATGTATAATAAAGATGTAATTGAACTATTTAATATAGTTCCAGTAGGCACTGTAGTAAGAATTATTTAG
- a CDS encoding DMT family transporter, producing MKKQELKSNILLLITAAIWGLAFVAQKVGAEYIGPFAFNGIRFALGGISLIPLLLYFSKTQNQTINNCNKKYTFIIAGIITGCVLFLGASLQQIGLNYTSAGKAAFITGLYMVFVPIISIFFKKNIPLTIWVSVVMTAIGLYFLSIKENFSISQGDLLEIIGALFWALHILAIDYFIKKIDALKLSFVQTLTCSILSIIASLIFEKTAISSIYSALIPILYGGIFSVGIAYTLQIVGQKHARPSHAAIILSMESVFATLGGMILLNEHLQLREYLGCFLMLSGMLLSQVSNFNNTKTVKE from the coding sequence ATGAAAAAACAGGAATTAAAATCCAATATACTCCTTTTAATAACAGCAGCCATATGGGGACTAGCTTTCGTGGCCCAAAAGGTGGGCGCAGAGTATATAGGACCCTTTGCTTTCAATGGAATTAGATTTGCACTGGGAGGCATTTCTCTAATTCCCCTGTTATTATACTTTAGTAAAACTCAAAATCAAACTATAAACAACTGTAATAAAAAATATACATTTATAATTGCTGGAATAATAACTGGATGTGTACTTTTTTTGGGAGCCTCCCTTCAACAAATAGGTCTAAATTACACTTCCGCAGGAAAAGCTGCCTTTATAACAGGATTATATATGGTATTTGTACCCATTATAAGCATTTTTTTTAAAAAAAATATACCCTTAACTATCTGGGTCAGTGTAGTTATGACTGCAATTGGTTTATACTTTTTAAGTATTAAAGAAAATTTTTCCATAAGCCAAGGAGATTTATTAGAAATTATAGGTGCACTTTTCTGGGCATTACATATATTAGCTATTGATTACTTTATCAAAAAAATAGATGCATTAAAATTATCTTTTGTACAAACTCTAACTTGCTCCATACTCAGCATAATAGCATCGCTTATTTTTGAGAAAACAGCTATTTCCAGTATATATAGTGCTCTTATCCCTATACTTTACGGTGGAATATTCTCTGTAGGAATAGCCTATACCCTACAAATAGTAGGTCAAAAGCACGCCAGGCCTTCCCATGCGGCAATAATACTCAGTATGGAATCAGTTTTTGCAACCCTTGGAGGTATGATACTTTTAAATGAACATTTACAATTAAGAGAATATCTGGGCTGTTTTTTAATGCTGTCAGGAATGCTTTTATCCCAGGTTTCTAATTTTAATAATACTAAGACAGTCAAGGAATAA
- a CDS encoding aldehyde dehydrogenase family protein, whose amino-acid sequence MDINLIEIKKEMDRIFNLQVNNKWKLRRSSARDRIKKLKMLKSYIINCMEEIEKALYDDFKKPGEEVLLTEIYPVIWEINHAMKNLHKWMKDKKVKTPITYFGAVCKIKYESKGVSLIISPWNFPFQLAISPLVSAIAAGNCVILKPSEYTPLTGNCIKKMISCIFQEDEVAVFEGDYRISKMLLEKPFENIFFTGSPTVGKMIMEAAAKNLATVTLELGGKSPVIIHPSANLDEAAGRIAWGKCLNAGQICVAPDYLLIPQNKEEVFTELMVKYIIQYYGTFKKDMDNLKYSRIITKEHFFRIKELVEEAVYKGAKIRCGGYFNECDNFIYPTIITNVDLNSKILEEEIFGPVLPIISYESMDEALEYIKSKPKPLVIYIFSRDKKAVNYLLDNTESGDAVINDVVVHAGNINLPFGGFNNSGIGKSHGYYGFMAFTHERSYMKQGKISLLSMVYPPFGTKTKKIIRKLIKYF is encoded by the coding sequence GTGGATATAAATTTAATTGAAATAAAAAAAGAAATGGATAGGATTTTTAATTTACAGGTAAATAATAAATGGAAGTTAAGAAGAAGTAGTGCCAGGGATAGAATTAAAAAATTAAAAATGCTGAAGAGCTATATAATAAATTGTATGGAAGAAATTGAAAAGGCCCTCTATGATGATTTTAAAAAGCCAGGAGAAGAAGTGCTTTTGACAGAAATTTATCCCGTTATATGGGAGATTAACCATGCCATGAAAAATTTACATAAATGGATGAAAGACAAAAAAGTAAAAACTCCTATTACATATTTTGGAGCTGTGTGCAAAATAAAATATGAATCAAAGGGTGTTTCTCTAATAATTTCTCCCTGGAATTTTCCATTTCAGCTGGCAATATCACCACTTGTCTCTGCTATTGCAGCGGGAAATTGTGTAATATTAAAACCTTCAGAGTATACACCTCTTACAGGAAACTGTATAAAAAAAATGATTTCATGTATATTTCAAGAGGATGAAGTGGCTGTATTTGAAGGAGACTATAGAATTTCTAAAATGCTTTTGGAAAAGCCTTTTGAAAATATATTTTTTACGGGAAGCCCTACTGTGGGAAAGATGATTATGGAAGCTGCCGCCAAAAATCTTGCCACTGTTACCTTGGAACTTGGAGGAAAATCTCCCGTAATAATTCATCCCTCTGCGAATTTGGATGAAGCTGCCGGAAGGATAGCCTGGGGCAAATGTCTAAATGCAGGCCAAATATGTGTAGCTCCTGATTATTTATTGATTCCACAAAATAAAGAAGAAGTATTTACTGAACTGATGGTTAAATATATTATTCAGTATTATGGTACTTTTAAAAAGGATATGGATAATTTAAAATATTCTAGAATAATTACAAAAGAACATTTTTTTAGAATAAAAGAACTTGTAGAAGAGGCTGTATATAAAGGGGCAAAGATAAGATGTGGGGGATATTTTAATGAATGTGACAATTTTATATATCCTACCATAATCACTAATGTAGATTTAAATTCTAAAATATTAGAAGAAGAAATATTTGGTCCAGTACTTCCGATTATATCCTATGAATCTATGGATGAAGCCTTAGAGTATATAAAATCTAAACCTAAACCCTTAGTTATTTACATATTTAGCAGAGATAAAAAAGCAGTGAATTATTTATTGGATAATACTGAATCTGGAGATGCAGTAATAAATGATGTAGTAGTGCATGCTGGTAATATCAATCTGCCTTTTGGGGGATTCAACAACAGTGGTATTGGAAAATCCCATGGATATTATGGCTTTATGGCATTTACCCATGAACGTTCCTATATGAAGCAAGGCAAAATTTCTTTGCTATCAATGGTATATCCTCCTTTTGGCACTAAAACCAAAAAAATTATTAGAAAGCTTATCAAATATTTTTAA
- a CDS encoding MFS transporter: MNRFYGNLLTFGHFVADFYQGALPALLPFLVSDKHFSYAAAAFLIFSANVSSSIIQPLFGICSDKISVPWTLPLGVLLAGISFGMSGVVDNYWVMAVFIALSGVGIASFHPEGVKLANTFAGENKATGVSRFAAGGNIGFAVSPIITTEVLLLFGLKGTIILSLPALIMCIIFLIQLPKLTKNKAQVTVKREVQAKNTADEWKPFSRLTATLTCRAMIFFGLNAFLPLYWIHVLNQSKRGGSIALSTLIIVGAVGTLIAGRMADKFGNRKVIMTGFLTLIPLLFVFINVRNVILATLLLIPIGLSLYAPYSPMVVLGQKYLPNHMGLASGVTLGLAVTMGGVISPVLGWISDNYGIHTALSSLTILPIIAVFLTLTLTIPKVDLNRDSVNKVKFNVTRSGN, encoded by the coding sequence ATGAATCGATTTTATGGTAATCTTTTGACTTTTGGACACTTTGTGGCGGATTTTTATCAAGGTGCATTACCTGCACTGCTTCCTTTTTTGGTTTCTGACAAGCATTTTAGTTATGCTGCTGCTGCCTTTCTAATTTTTTCAGCTAATGTGAGTTCTTCCATAATACAACCTCTATTTGGCATATGTTCAGATAAAATTTCTGTACCTTGGACATTACCTCTTGGAGTATTACTGGCAGGAATTAGTTTTGGGATGTCAGGTGTTGTGGACAATTACTGGGTTATGGCTGTATTTATAGCATTGAGTGGGGTTGGAATAGCTTCTTTTCATCCAGAAGGAGTTAAGCTTGCAAATACTTTTGCTGGAGAAAATAAAGCAACAGGTGTAAGCAGATTTGCTGCGGGAGGAAATATAGGGTTTGCTGTAAGTCCCATAATAACTACAGAAGTTTTATTGTTATTTGGTTTAAAAGGAACAATTATATTATCTCTGCCTGCTCTAATTATGTGTATAATTTTTTTGATTCAATTACCGAAATTGACAAAAAATAAAGCACAAGTCACGGTTAAAAGAGAGGTACAGGCTAAGAATACAGCAGATGAATGGAAGCCTTTTAGCCGCTTAACAGCAACACTTACCTGTAGAGCCATGATTTTTTTTGGACTTAATGCATTTTTGCCTCTCTATTGGATACATGTATTGAATCAGTCTAAAAGAGGCGGGAGTATAGCGCTGTCTACACTTATAATTGTAGGTGCGGTTGGGACTCTTATTGCAGGACGGATGGCAGATAAATTTGGGAACAGAAAAGTAATAATGACAGGTTTTCTTACACTTATACCACTTCTCTTTGTATTTATAAATGTAAGAAATGTCATTTTAGCGACTTTACTGCTAATTCCAATAGGTCTTTCTCTCTATGCACCCTATAGTCCTATGGTGGTATTGGGCCAAAAGTATTTGCCAAACCATATGGGACTGGCATCAGGTGTTACACTGGGGTTGGCAGTTACCATGGGAGGGGTAATTTCACCTGTGCTCGGATGGATATCAGATAACTATGGAATTCATACAGCTCTATCTAGTTTAACTATATTACCTATTATTGCAGTATTCTTAACCCTTACCCTTACCATACCTAAGGTGGATTTAAATAGAGATAGTGTAAATAAGGTAAAATTTAATGTAACTAGATCAGGTAATTAA